The proteins below are encoded in one region of Micromonospora yangpuensis:
- a CDS encoding pyridoxal-phosphate dependent enzyme encodes MAISEHIAEAVKTPHLVRLGENIVLARFETLKIYSALVAVRTLIDRGVVRRGQTLVDSSSGIYATSLAMACHRYGMRCHIIASTTVDVAVRAQLEILGATVEQMPPSSSLRLDQEARVRRVRRLLARRPDVYWMRQYHDDIHYLGYEEFADLVAAELGVGSLTLVGGVGSGASTGGLVRYLRRRDDRVELVGLQPFGSVTFGSEEFDDPDAIIAGIGSSIPFDNVRHELYDEVHWLDFRHAMAGAVALMRDHAVFAGLSTGAAYLAARWRAARHPTRTHLVIGADTGHRYVDRVFARHREALDPAGLAPREIGSLGDLTMPWSTMRWRRQPYPPWSRG; translated from the coding sequence ATGGCTATCAGTGAGCACATCGCGGAGGCGGTCAAGACCCCGCACCTGGTACGCCTCGGCGAGAACATCGTCCTCGCCCGGTTCGAGACGCTGAAGATCTACTCGGCGCTGGTCGCGGTCCGTACGCTGATCGACCGTGGCGTGGTACGCCGGGGCCAGACCCTGGTGGACAGCTCCAGCGGCATCTACGCCACCTCGCTGGCGATGGCCTGCCACCGGTACGGGATGCGCTGCCACATCATCGCCTCCACGACGGTGGACGTCGCGGTACGCGCCCAGTTGGAGATTCTCGGCGCGACCGTGGAGCAGATGCCCCCGTCGTCCTCGCTGCGACTGGACCAGGAGGCCCGGGTACGCCGGGTTCGCCGGTTGCTGGCCAGGCGTCCCGACGTGTACTGGATGCGGCAGTACCATGACGACATCCACTACCTGGGATACGAGGAGTTCGCCGACCTGGTCGCCGCCGAACTGGGGGTGGGGTCGCTGACGCTCGTCGGTGGGGTCGGCTCGGGGGCCTCCACCGGAGGACTCGTGCGTTACCTGCGTCGTCGGGACGACCGGGTCGAACTGGTCGGACTGCAGCCGTTCGGCAGCGTCACCTTCGGCAGCGAGGAGTTCGACGACCCGGATGCCATCATCGCGGGTATCGGTAGCTCGATACCCTTCGACAACGTGCGCCACGAACTCTACGACGAGGTGCACTGGCTCGATTTCCGGCACGCCATGGCGGGTGCCGTCGCCCTGATGCGCGATCATGCCGTCTTCGCCGGTCTCTCCACCGGGGCCGCCTATTTGGCCGCCCGGTGGCGGGCTGCCCGGCACCCCACCCGGACCCACCTGGTGATCGGTGCCGACACCGGACACCGCTACGTCGACCGGGTCTTCGCCCGGCACCGGGAGGCGTTGGACCCGGCCGGGCTGGCACCACGGGAGATCGGATCCCTCGGCGACCTGACCATGCCATGGTCCACGATGCGGTGGCGGCGACAACCGTATCCACCGTGGTCGCGGGGATGA
- a CDS encoding MaoC family dehydratase, producing MRRLGHPADLTALVGTELGVSRWRTVDQDAVDRFAALTGDRQWLHVDPERAATGPFGRPVAHGFLVISLVPAMLDEVIEVAGVDHTLNKGVDRIRIVAPVPVGSRVRARFDLPSARVRPLGYVEAVFEASVQVEGVADPVLRVAVTYLYRVVEAAGPAKPLPLR from the coding sequence ATGCGCCGGCTCGGTCACCCGGCGGACCTGACCGCCCTGGTCGGCACCGAACTCGGCGTCAGCCGTTGGCGCACCGTCGACCAGGACGCGGTGGACCGCTTCGCCGCCCTCACCGGCGACCGGCAGTGGCTCCACGTCGACCCGGAGCGAGCCGCCACCGGGCCCTTCGGGCGGCCGGTGGCGCACGGGTTCCTGGTGATCTCGCTGGTGCCGGCGATGCTCGACGAGGTCATCGAGGTGGCCGGGGTCGACCACACGCTGAACAAGGGCGTCGACCGTATCCGGATCGTCGCGCCGGTGCCGGTGGGGTCCCGGGTGCGCGCCCGGTTCGACCTGCCCTCCGCGCGGGTCCGGCCGCTCGGCTACGTGGAGGCGGTCTTCGAGGCGTCCGTGCAGGTGGAGGGAGTCGCTGATCCTGTGCTGCGGGTGGCGGTGACCTACCTGTACCGGGTGGTGGAGGCGGCGGGTCCCGCGAAACCTCTACCTCTGAGGTAA
- a CDS encoding nuclear transport factor 2 family protein gives MSDLAKTAERYLEIWNEADPQVRLEKIREVWTENATYIDPMASVSGHDGINALIGAARDQFPGMVFSLLDTVDAHHDVARFRWGLAPEGASEPLAIGFDVAKAGPDGRLEAVYGFLDKLPG, from the coding sequence ATGTCTGACCTGGCCAAGACCGCCGAGCGGTACCTGGAGATCTGGAACGAGGCGGACCCGCAGGTGCGTCTGGAGAAGATCCGGGAGGTGTGGACGGAGAACGCCACCTACATCGACCCGATGGCGAGCGTGAGTGGGCACGACGGCATCAACGCACTGATCGGTGCCGCCCGTGACCAGTTCCCCGGGATGGTGTTCAGCCTCCTGGACACGGTGGACGCCCACCACGACGTGGCGCGTTTCCGCTGGGGCCTGGCGCCCGAGGGGGCGAGCGAGCCGCTGGCGATCGGCTTCGACGTGGCGAAGGCCGGTCCCGACGGGCGCCTCGAGGCGGTCTACGGGTTCCTGGACAAGCTGCCCGGCTGA
- a CDS encoding MFS transporter → MPKNSTPVHRPAADTGSIGTRLDRMPIVSSHRTMTMLIGVGLFFDYFDSNLSGTVSKVLQLEFGVGGTSLKLFLASGFIGQFFGSILLGRLSDLVGRRRAFMINLLLYSSFTLLGAFSPNATWLIVTRFLAGVGIGAEQTLADCYLAEMLPAKRRGRFIAWAYSLAFCGVPAVGFAALWLAPRTILGLAGWRWVFILGALGTALIWVLRRRLVESPRWLAEQGRVAEADAIVRRMEAEAGLPTTTAPVSDVPVRRSPTPGYRVLFSAPYRRRTIMLWTFCLLSVTAYYGFGTLAPQVLAVKGFDVVQGLGYTALSFLGYPVGSLLAVPVLDRFERRTVICVSAALMAASGIGFGLATNVTMVVVFGFGYTLLSNVFSTASHVYLAEQYPTGFRTTAAGAAYSLSRLSAALLPFVLLPVLTGAGAGWLFTVIAGCVAVMIATVLALGGRTTGTSVDLPAPPAQQPTPAGRH, encoded by the coding sequence GTGCCCAAGAACAGCACACCCGTGCACCGACCGGCCGCCGACACCGGCTCCATCGGCACCCGGCTCGACCGGATGCCGATCGTCAGCTCGCACCGTACGATGACGATGCTCATCGGGGTCGGGCTTTTCTTCGACTACTTCGACAGCAATCTCTCCGGCACCGTCTCGAAGGTTCTGCAACTGGAGTTCGGCGTCGGCGGCACATCGCTGAAGCTCTTTCTCGCCTCCGGTTTCATCGGCCAGTTCTTCGGGTCGATCCTGCTCGGTCGACTCTCCGATCTGGTCGGCCGCCGCCGGGCTTTCATGATCAATCTCCTGCTCTACTCCAGCTTCACCCTGCTGGGTGCCTTCTCCCCCAACGCCACCTGGCTGATCGTCACCCGGTTCCTCGCCGGTGTCGGCATCGGCGCGGAGCAGACCCTCGCCGACTGCTACCTCGCCGAGATGCTGCCGGCCAAACGCCGGGGACGCTTCATCGCCTGGGCGTACAGTCTCGCCTTCTGCGGGGTGCCCGCGGTGGGCTTCGCCGCGCTCTGGCTCGCACCCCGCACGATCCTCGGGCTCGCCGGCTGGCGCTGGGTGTTCATCCTCGGCGCGCTCGGCACGGCACTGATCTGGGTGTTGCGCCGCCGACTGGTCGAGTCCCCCCGCTGGCTGGCCGAACAGGGGCGCGTCGCCGAGGCCGACGCCATCGTCCGCCGGATGGAGGCCGAGGCCGGGCTGCCGACCACGACGGCACCGGTGTCCGACGTGCCGGTCCGCCGGTCGCCCACCCCGGGCTACCGGGTGCTGTTCAGCGCACCGTACCGGCGGCGGACCATCATGCTCTGGACGTTCTGCCTGCTGTCGGTCACGGCGTACTACGGTTTCGGCACCCTCGCCCCGCAGGTGCTCGCGGTCAAGGGGTTCGACGTGGTGCAGGGCCTGGGCTACACCGCGCTGTCCTTCCTCGGCTACCCGGTCGGCTCGCTGCTGGCCGTGCCCGTGCTGGACCGCTTCGAGCGGCGGACGGTGATCTGCGTGTCGGCGGCGCTGATGGCCGCCAGCGGTATCGGTTTCGGACTGGCCACGAACGTGACCATGGTCGTGGTCTTCGGTTTCGGTTACACGTTGCTGAGCAACGTCTTCTCCACCGCCTCACACGTCTATCTGGCCGAGCAGTACCCCACCGGCTTCCGCACCACGGCCGCCGGCGCGGCGTACTCGCTCTCCCGGCTCAGTGCCGCCCTGCTCCCCTTCGTCCTGCTGCCGGTGCTGACCGGGGCCGGCGCGGGCTGGCTCTTCACCGTGATCGCCGGCTGCGTGGCCGTCATGATCGCCACCGTGCTGGCGCTCGGCGGCCGGACGACCGGGACCTCGGTCGACCTGCCCGCACCCCCTGCGCAACAACCCACTCCGGCCGGACGCCACTGA
- a CDS encoding helix-turn-helix transcriptional regulator, whose translation MDSAQRVSHHRRMTITVSKPGVGELLRDWRRRRRLSQLELSIRADISTRHLSFLETGRSVPSREMVLQLADHLDLMLRDRNRLLLAAGYAPVYPESTLEAPELAAVRSAVRQVLRGHEPYPAVVIDRSWNLVDANQSLAVLTDLVDPSLLAPPANVLRASLHPDGLAPHIVNLGEWRAHLLHRLRRQAEFSGDPALAELEDELRGYPCRDPRPEHELPPASDIVVALRVRRPEGVLNLFTTVATFGTPLDVTVSELSIESFYPADEETARMLRGSRELVGIGR comes from the coding sequence ATGGACAGCGCACAGAGGGTGTCGCATCATCGGAGGATGACCATCACCGTGAGCAAGCCCGGCGTAGGTGAGCTGCTACGGGACTGGCGTCGGCGGCGCCGCCTCAGTCAGCTGGAGCTGTCCATCCGTGCCGACATCTCCACCCGGCACCTGAGTTTCCTCGAAACGGGCCGTTCTGTCCCCAGTCGGGAAATGGTCCTCCAACTCGCGGATCATCTCGATCTGATGCTGCGTGACCGGAATCGACTCCTGCTCGCGGCGGGATACGCCCCCGTCTATCCGGAGAGCACCCTGGAGGCACCGGAGTTGGCCGCCGTACGCTCGGCGGTGCGTCAGGTGCTGCGCGGGCACGAACCGTATCCGGCGGTGGTCATCGACCGGTCGTGGAATCTGGTGGACGCCAACCAGAGCCTCGCGGTCCTGACCGACCTGGTCGACCCGTCCCTGCTCGCGCCGCCGGCCAACGTCCTGCGCGCGAGTCTGCATCCGGACGGGCTCGCCCCGCACATCGTCAACCTCGGCGAGTGGCGCGCGCACCTGCTGCACCGGCTGCGCCGGCAGGCGGAGTTCAGCGGCGACCCGGCCCTGGCCGAGTTGGAGGACGAGCTGCGCGGCTACCCCTGCCGGGACCCTCGGCCGGAGCACGAGCTGCCGCCGGCCAGTGACATCGTGGTCGCCCTGCGGGTCCGTCGACCGGAGGGGGTGCTGAATCTCTTCACCACCGTCGCCACCTTCGGCACGCCCCTCGACGTGACCGTGTCGGAACTGTCCATCGAGTCGTTCTATCCGGCCGACGAGGAGACCGCGCGGATGTTGCGGGGTAGCCGGGAGTTGGTGGGCATCGGCCGCTGA
- the fabI gene encoding enoyl-ACP reductase FabI yields MLLAGKRILVTGVLNERSIAFAAARLAQEQGAEVVLTGFGRALRITRRVAERLPQPCDVLELDVTVPEHISAVAVELERRWGRLDGLLHAVAFAPASALDGGFLDTPWPDVARAVEVSTYSFAALTRACAPLLAAAGGGSVVGLDFDARQVWPGYDWMGVAKAGLESCCRYLAHTLGPQGTRVNLVAAGPLRTIAATAIESFEVLQQTWRDRSPLEWDTTDATPVGRAVCVLWSDWLPAVTGEVLHVDGGVHAMGAGGVRVARASVPVVPTPVASGAAAGAVG; encoded by the coding sequence ATGCTGCTGGCCGGAAAGCGGATTCTGGTCACCGGGGTACTGAACGAACGGTCGATCGCGTTCGCCGCCGCCCGGCTCGCGCAGGAACAGGGCGCGGAGGTCGTGTTGACCGGCTTCGGCCGGGCCCTGCGGATCACCCGACGCGTCGCGGAGCGGCTGCCACAGCCCTGCGACGTCCTCGAACTGGACGTCACGGTGCCGGAGCACATCAGCGCGGTCGCCGTCGAGCTGGAGCGACGCTGGGGGCGACTGGACGGTCTGCTGCACGCGGTGGCCTTCGCCCCGGCCTCGGCGCTCGACGGCGGTTTCCTCGACACCCCCTGGCCGGACGTGGCCCGGGCGGTGGAGGTCTCCACGTACTCGTTCGCGGCGTTGACCCGGGCCTGTGCCCCGTTGCTGGCCGCCGCCGGCGGCGGATCGGTGGTGGGCCTGGACTTCGACGCCCGGCAGGTCTGGCCCGGTTACGACTGGATGGGCGTGGCGAAGGCCGGTCTGGAGAGCTGCTGCCGCTACCTGGCGCACACCCTGGGACCGCAGGGGACCCGGGTCAACCTGGTCGCCGCCGGCCCGCTGCGGACCATCGCGGCGACCGCCATCGAGTCGTTCGAGGTGCTCCAGCAGACCTGGCGGGACAGGTCCCCGCTGGAGTGGGACACCACCGACGCCACCCCGGTCGGGCGGGCGGTCTGTGTCCTGTGGTCGGACTGGCTGCCGGCGGTCACCGGCGAGGTGCTCCACGTCGACGGTGGGGTGCACGCGATGGGTGCCGGCGGGGTCCGCGTGGCCCGGGCGTCGGTCCCGGTCGTCCCGACCCCGGTGGCATCGGGGGCGGCGGCGGGGGCGGTCGGCTGA
- a CDS encoding class I SAM-dependent methyltransferase has protein sequence MNWYEDDELWSGFAEVLFTPERAARAAEAVATSPLLRFAPGTHVLDQCCGTGTFTVPIARQGHHVTGVDLSPAMLARARRACDDAGVEAELVRADMRDYVRPARFDVVLNLYTSFGYFDTDEQNLRVLRNAHDSLRPGGVLVVDLLGKECYARWAGQPKVVDVEDGRVFMHDTVLDGWTRYRTEWTLVRAGVVRQVSLTQCLYSGAELRRLVEAAGFVDVRCFGGFAGQPYDCHATRLVVRGTRAG, from the coding sequence ATGAACTGGTACGAGGACGACGAGCTGTGGAGCGGCTTCGCCGAAGTGCTGTTCACCCCGGAACGAGCAGCCCGTGCGGCGGAAGCCGTCGCCACCTCACCGTTACTGCGGTTCGCGCCGGGCACCCACGTCCTGGACCAGTGCTGCGGTACCGGTACCTTCACCGTGCCCATCGCCCGACAGGGCCACCACGTCACCGGGGTGGACCTGAGTCCGGCCATGCTGGCCCGTGCCAGGCGGGCCTGCGACGACGCCGGAGTCGAGGCCGAACTGGTGCGGGCCGACATGCGTGACTACGTGCGGCCGGCACGGTTCGACGTGGTGCTCAACCTGTACACGTCCTTCGGCTACTTCGACACCGACGAGCAGAACCTGCGGGTGCTGCGCAACGCGCACGACTCACTGCGCCCCGGCGGCGTGCTGGTGGTGGACCTGCTGGGCAAGGAATGCTACGCGAGGTGGGCCGGTCAGCCGAAGGTCGTCGATGTCGAAGACGGTCGGGTCTTCATGCACGACACGGTTCTCGACGGCTGGACCCGGTACCGGACCGAGTGGACGCTGGTGCGCGCCGGCGTCGTGCGTCAGGTGAGCCTGACGCAGTGCCTCTACAGTGGCGCCGAGCTGCGTCGGCTCGTCGAGGCGGCCGGCTTCGTCGACGTGCGGTGTTTCGGCGGCTTCGCCGGCCAGCCGTACGACTGCCACGCCACCCGACTCGTCGTTCGCGGCACCCGGGCGGGCTGA